acaaaaaaacaaaagactATTTTTGGGAAGATTTTGTTACATTAAAATCAGATAAAAAGGTGCGGTTTCACCATGAATTCAAAAGGGTGAATACAAAACTTATCTCTAAGTTGTGAAAGTGTTTTACTTTTTCAGCTATGAGATTGAACACGATCTAAGGTATGacagtataatttttaaattgtgacAAGTAAAAACAAGTTATGGTTTAGAGATTAACTTAACCTAAGGTTGGTGCAatggaaaaaacattattcCGGTTCAAATATACTAGGTAGTTTTtaaagagatatttttaatcttcATTTGATAGTTTTTCGTGCTTCTCGTCTCTTATTGATGCAGACGTCCAATTGAATTGTAATTATCATGAAAACATTTCAAGACGTAAATAGACTTACTAAAGAATATGAACGATTGCATAGAAATGTCGAAGGTTGAATTatgcattttgttaattaaggCGGTCTTGCGAATTGCAAAAACAAGGGTTTTATAGGTATTTTTCAGTATAAATTTTCGGTATACCTATATaatgtttatgtttatattTGCAGCAATTGGCAGCTCTGCTGATTTCAAGACAAGTGATAGGGAACCTAAAGGAGTCAGTTCTCCCATATGTGTTGGAACATCTTCGTTTGGCCAAAATGAGTTTTGAACTTTGGGGCGCATTGAGTCCTTTGTGCACAAAACCGCCGCCGGGCGAaggtaagtttatttttatagtaGCAGTACAGCATCTTATGCAATAATTTGCGCTTTTTTTCTCCGATTACTGGTACCGGacaatgaacaaaattgtaatGTTAGGTAATATACAGCACTGCgtttgttttgaaaacaataaacaattgtATTGACggatttttattaacttttcgaatttaatttaaaacttaccaAGTATATATACTTTACGCTTGCACATCTTGCCAAATTGGAGAGCTCTTTGAAAGTTTTTCTCATGAAATATTCCACTTTCCAGGATTCTAAAGTTCTAAAAGTAATGGCACACTTACTCACAAAGAAAAGGAAGTAATATTCAAGTTTAATATGTATTATAGTtacaaattactatttatcatcACTAATTTACTTATCTAatctatatattttaaagaattatgCAGGTACTTTCAATAGACCCCTCTTTATAAGGCGTTGGTTAAATAGATAACAATGATGAGtgagtaaaacatttttttttgtttattcccTGGAttccttaaattaaaatgagtaTATGTCTGGTTAAGTGAAATTCgatcaataaatattatattggttggatatgttttttttttagcaaaacatTCACACGGGGccttttaaagcaatttagtCAACATGATCTTGTATTGAacaggtttttaattttcaaaatagagTACGTTGAGTTGTATTTGCTTATTTTAGGCAGTTTCGCTTTCAGATTctacttttttacttaaatttttcactGTGAGTTATCTATTTACATTATCAACtaactattaaattaaaaagtatgaCATGTTTCACTGCGTTATTTTCAGgctaattttctatttacagCGTTTTAAATTGCTATTTCTCCtcgttttcaataatttttttgtacatgATATTTATATCgtattctatttttattatagcTGCTGAGGATTCAGATAAGCAATCAGAAACACCGAAAGAGGAGGATGGACGTGAGATTCAACTGTCCGAAAAAAGGAGCATGAGTCAGGCGGAATTAGAGAGCTCATTATACAAGGTGAGTCATGATGGTTTAAACTATTTAGTTAAGGTTAGCGCGACTTAAAATGAGGTTAAAAATGTGACACaaactttcattaaaatttttcaatttgtctGTTTTATTACATACGTAACTAAATGTATATGCACATtgatcaaataaaatttctgtatatttacttttattcgTTTATCGGATATTTAAGTTTGAACATTGGGTCGTTCCAAATAGTTTTCAGCAGTAGTAATGCAAGGGTTGTCGAACAGAACTATTAATGTATCTTACAAGCCGCTTTATGTTACCAAATGTTTTCATTCGTTAAATATGCAAGGCCACTACTTAGACGATTTAATCTTCAGGAAAAATAGATTACacttttaagatatttttgctttatagtaaacttttttcatattacCAAGGAGTATATTGTTATGAGTTatgattcaaatatttataatttcaaatCCAAGCTGTCGTGCACTATAAACAAGATTACGCTGATTTTAACTAATTAAAGTAAACATCATCAATATTtatatcattaaatttaactttatatattataaaacaGTTTAccttaagaaaattttaatagttctTTACTTTCCATGGTCTGAAGATTATGTACCCTAAGTAGTAACCTTATGTCATAGCGtgtattattgaaattagtaaacacagatcttttcatgtcatgtaaaaatatattgtcttattaaaaaaagctcCCTGTCATTTTAGCTAATTTCCACCAccaatttgcaaaaatgatTCCATATTCATCATATGCGATTTAATAGCAACCTTAATAGGTAAACATGCTTTATTCATTTCAGTACGATGGCACATTTGCGGACTACTTGGAAATGACTATACAATTAGGCTATGTAATACTGTTCTCCTCTGCTTTCCCCCCCGCTGCTTTATGTGCAATGTTAAACAATTTAGTAGAAATACGGAGTGATGCATTCAGATTAGCATACGTGTGTCAGCGACCGTTTGGGCAAAGAGTTCCTAACATTGGAACGTGGCAGGTATGAAATCAACAATACATATTGATCTAATAACAGATTAATTTCTGTATatatattcaaattgaaaaatttcatgatCTGAATTTGCAGAATTGTATGGAATACATGAGTATCATGGCCGTGTTGGTAAACTGTGCTCTTATCGGGTTATCGGGACAGGTTCATAGAATGTTTCCAGATATGACAGCCacacaaacaattttgttaattgtAGCTCTTGAGGTAAACACTCATATAAACCCCTGATGTTTTCCAGAATAAATGAATGCGGTTTTGTAGCATATCATGCTGGTTATTCGCTTTATAATAACATGTGCAATACCAGATATTCCTGGTTGGTTAGCTAGCGAGATGGCGAAAATAGAATGGGCTAGAAGAAATGCAAATCGCACAATAAACACGGCAACTCCTTCTCCTGAAGAAATACAAGCAAAAACCATTGGAAGGTTTGTTGTTTAAGCTGCAGTCTCTTGTAGTGCTAATCATACACCTAATAAGGTTTTCGGTGTCGCCAAGTCACAGTCTCGCACATACATCCCATATAAAGAAACCCGAAGAAAAGCATGAGGCTGTAATTAATAAGTCCGAGTTAATTGAGCAGGTGAAGAGCAGATCTTCTCATGTGTCTCCCGTTCCTACACCGACTACACCAAGTACGTCTCATAGTTCCATAACTTCAGCACATCGGATAGGATTAGGGATAACTCCGGATAGTATTCAGCAAATTCCACCGTTCAAGCCGAGAAAATCGAAAGAATGGACTCCTGAAAATGTGGTGGTGGGTAAAGTTTTTgtttcgataacttcgttttaaaaataaatttaatgttgaataaatttgattaGAAATATTACTTTAGAATGTTTTATGAtgttaaatgaattaaaaatgctttgaaactgtctgaacttttttaacttttgtttTCCAGGTTGAAGGTAGCCACCATTTAACCATAGGGCCTGGTGGGGGAGTAGAAtgggcaaaaaaattgaaagaagaaACTGACATACATAGAAGCACGGATTGCATATCTCCAAAGGTATCTTAGTTTCTTTATTGGTATTCTGATAAAGAACGTTGTGATGATTTTGCAGCCAGTACATAACCTcgcatattttttgttattttaaaattctatcaaCTAGTTGGTgtgattttaagaatttataaTGTTTAGAATATGGGGTATTGTTCTATTGAGGActttataatttcaaaaatggtgCACCTTGACGTATTCGACATGAAAAGGGTTTTTATACTCAGCTACTAATTTCTGTTATATTAATTTCTACTATTTTAGTATTAATTAATAGTAATTAAGTATAAAGCCATACGGCaacacaataaaatatgttgGTAACAAATTATCTTAGGGTTAATTTTGCTAATTCGAAACTCTAAACAGATTTTTCggtttaaaccaaaatttactGTTTAAAATCAACTACTACTGCACAGAACCCGACTGAAGCCGAAATGGTGAATATTGGCTCAACATTTTTACCAAACTTAAAGGTTTTTACTGTCACCGTATCTGCACCGTTGCCAATAAATGACATAAGTCCCTAATAGAGCGTGTTCTATGAGCATCCGAATTACCCCCgttttcaaataccttcatatgtagataataattttttatccatttgtGCCTCCGAATCAGATCCTAAATAGAATCAAGGACGTTCCGTATAAGGTAGTGATATATTTTTCAGACATCTTTCCAATGTACGTCTTTTCTGTATATAAATGCCGCCAACACGCTTTTAACCTGTCTATCGCTAATCTTTCGTTATTTATGTATGTGCTGTGGTAGTTCAGTGATGTCGCTTTTAATATTTCCGAAGCCATATTCATCTTTCACGTTACTACTTACACTAACTGTTATTGGTTGAAACTCCTCTTGTGTGTTGACTATGTACGAGCAGTAAACAAATTGGGTAGGTACTTCTTTCTCAAAACAATTCGATGATTGTTGTTTAGTAtttcaacaaatcattatttgtAATCCAATTCATCCTTGAAGGAAGCTTCTAGTTCGGATACAGAGCTCCATAGAACTAGCCCCTTGTGGCCTCCGAGGCCCAGGTCTCCACCTGAACACTCCGGCCCCCGAATCAGGGCACCGATCATCCCCATCGATCCTTCTTTAAGCGATAGCGCCAGGAGTATTTCCAGTCAGGAAGCGGATGAAGCTGCCAAgggtaaattgtttttaaaactctTTATTTTACACTGAATATCTGAAATGCTAGCTGCCGAAGAGTTAGCAGCAAAGAAAACCCGAGTCAAACAAAGCTTAATGAAACGAGCCCGCTCAGTtgcgattttttctttaaaattgaaagaacGAAGGGCGAGAGAGGCACAAGAGAAGGCTACGAAAGCACCACCGACACCTTCTACCCCTCTGCCGCCACCTCAGTGTGGTGGGGGCGAATTGTCCTGTATTCCTATTGAAATGGTGAGTTGTATCTCAGCAGTTATTTTGtgtgtaattttattgtttacggGTTTTAGCTTATCCAATTAGAAGACGTTCGGAAGAACGTTCAGTCGAAGCCCAATAATCAATAAATCGTTTCACATAGTCATTGCGCCTTTTGTTGGAATAGAGAGTTGTTGACATAATACTGTATAGGCTAGGTTtagcaattaaatttgttaaatattgcttttaaGGTACAAATGTCTAGTGACTTAATGTTACAggaattataaatattaaaaaaaaaaaaacgagaaccCATGGCAGAAATTCACGTTAAAGTTTAACTAGTAACACCTTTTTCTTTGAACGATACTTATAACCAAGAACGTCAACAATTGTATTTCGCCCATGTACCGTCCAACGTCCCCAAATCTCTATATTATCAAGAATCTTAAGTAGAGCATGTTAATCAAAATTGCAAGTAATTCTCAGGCTTAATATTAACATGTTATTTTCTTGCCGTTCCACCCTTAAATACGCCGCCCATTTATTAAGCTTAATCTTCGCACGCCCCACCCTTGCGATATAGTTGGAGAAGACTTACCATTAAGGGCTCCTACACACGGCTGCCTGGTGTGCTCCACAATTTTTAAACTACATGTGGGATACGATATTTCCTATTTATTAAACGGATTTTGTTATGCTTTTTAGTAAAAACGGATATAAGATTTTACAGCTAAGAAGACACAcgtttaattctttaatagAATATATGTGATACCTAATTGAAAAGGAAAGTTTCCGCTCTTTCTAAATGTGCATGTAAAACCCATCCTTTAACATTCAAAATCACTAAgtcatttgttaaataatctTGTTTGAAATGCCTTCACAATATATGCAGTTTTActgcaaataaaattgaagagaTCGCTTGTAAATCATTCGTTGCGTCCGAAAttcgaacaatttttatttaatcattGTGAAGAAATCACTCATCCATATTCCAATATGGAAGGTCTTGCCTGATATtggatatctcgaaaactaggcacatataatttttttttaagtttgggAGTTCGTATATTAAGAGCCAAATTATCGAGGCTCCGTAAGCTTTAaccgatataaaaaaaaatttaactgacAAATACAGACTTGCCATTAGTTCgctgctgttttttttttaatgaaaactaaGATTCCATTTTAGTAATTCAACTGGAGCGCACTGAACTTACCAATATTTCTGCGACCTTCTTGGTTTGATTATTCCCAATTGTCTTAATAGTCCATGAGGTAAAAATTGTTCTCTTGAATGTTATATTAAAACCCGATAAATCTTGTATGGTTAAATCAATTCCTGTGAATGCTCCCGGTATATTATAacttatattaattataatatcaTTAACGtgtaatattaacaatttagcTTTATTCTGGAATGCAATTTGGCGTAGGGTAATTGGGTGTAATTCATTGTTTACACAATTATTATATAGTAGACAGATCCACCCGTTTAACACAGTTTCTCATACTTTCTAAAGAGTTTAAAGCTTGCAGAACAACTAGCAGAAAATTTAAGTCAATTTATGAGGAAAGTGttttaaaagttgataatGAAATCTGATATAAGGGTATTGGTGCTCTAACAAATGTTATACATTTTTCTCTACTTTCTATTACGTAAATATTAGAATATTTATAGAAAGAAGTGAAATAGGAAATCTTACAATGGCCGACAGaggatatattttaataagtaGTGTAACTAAACCAACCGTATTGACCCACAAGAGTCCTGTAACCGCAGCTCTtatcaatatttgttttacaTGTAATCATTTCTTCGtcaaaaacttgaatttttaaagttatgaTTTGAAATACAAGCTACGTCGCTGATTGTTTTAGAGCTTTAAAGTATAAAGCTCCATaatgtttcattaattataaattttaaaacaaagttATAGGGAAGTAGCCAGGGGAAAACCCAGAAATGACTAGTTTATAGATTCATACAGGTGTCCTTTCAGAATTGTGAAATGCTGCGTTTGAATCGAGATGTCAGATATCTCCAATTAATCTTGAAATTAGGCGGTAGGTGATTTAAGTACGTGCTGGGAAGGgcgtaaatgttaaaaattcataactgcCTTTGCAATTTGCGTCACTGATTTGTTCGCCCTCTAATATATTCGTTTGGGCAATAATAAATGCAGTTTTGTTAAGCGTTTTATTTCATATCCTCAGTCGAACATTTCACATTCTTTGTCAAACACGAAATCGTATATTCATTGGGTGTGTGCGTAAATTATATATAGAACTCACAAAAACACCTGCACGAGAAGTTTTAAAGGCAATATACAAATAATTAGATAATAAAGGAATGTTGTTACTTGCATAagatcgtttttaattatttttataaccaACGGATATATTTTAGTGTCTCGTTAGTTTTAAGAATTAGAATTTTGTAGAGGCAAAAAAGCAATGTTCTAGACCAGAGTCTAGTAGTATTAAGTAGCAAAAAGTATGCTATTaatactatgaataataaaaaaggcaTAACTAAGGGTTcaagtattttattatttataaatcgggaatttgcaatttattagTTCATTATTCCCGGTTACATATTTTTTGGGATTTTACAATAGCTCTTAGCTATTGTCAATAGGCTTAAAATTACCTATCTAAACAACGCATGACTCTTTATAAGAGAGTTAATAAATACTAATATAAGGCTTCGCATagtgctttaaaaaatataatatagcGAACACCCATAACACCGCTATGCCACTCAAAGTTAATTTGCCATGATGCTGATCGTCCATGAAACTATGTCGTTGCAATCCATTGTAGTCCTTAAGTAGtttgtaatattattattCTCTTAtccaaaatgttaaattttagatGCCAAATTTCTGTACATCTGCTAAATATGCCAAGGAAATCAATTCTAAAAAACATGTTAGAGCTGCGGTTTGTGAATTAATAATAGGTGTGAATAAAGTTATGACAATGTGGAAACTTTGGTgagcatttaaaattaatggcaaaaggtgttttttatttttggcgtttaaaattctaaaaaatagtACCTACCTATAAGActgcaaaattatattttggtaggtcacttttgaaaatttttaaaatccttaagaaattttcatcCATTCAAatgttatttacaaaattcgTATGTAACCGTAGAGAGTAAGAAAGCGTAATATAATCAGCATTTGGGTAAAGCATTTCCCATAAAACTTCCATGATCGAGATTGTGTtcactaataaaattttaaacttgtcAATTAAACTTTTCTAAGTGGGTGAAAATTACCGGAATCATGGaatcttaattatttattttatatcagtTGTTAAGTAGTATATAATCTCTGTTGTTAAACTTGTGGCTACTTGTGAGATACGTCGCATAAATGTTAAGCTTGTTAATAttgtatttataaataaaaaatatttaaagaaaacttttgaagattcgaaaataaatcgctccatctaaattcaacaatatttattatttgaaataataagaTATATTTGGATGGCTActatatcaaaaaattaataattaaaaaataattattctaacAATCAgacttaaaacttttaaagctCCTCTTCGATATAATTTGTGGCATTTCTTACGCTTTCTGCAAGCAAATGTTGCCACTCTTGTACGTGTATCCTCTTGGCTATCATATTACACACTAAAACAccattttgtaacttttgcGAGGTAGTTTCGGCTTTGAAAACTAAGGCTACAGTTTCGTTTAACCACTTTTTGGCATCAAAACTTTCAGTTTGTACGTCCTGAAAACCAATCGACAATGAATACATTTacctcaattatttttaattactttaggCACACAACATCTTGCTTTCACCATGCCATCGGAATATGCTATGACAATCACAGGTATGTTAGGGCATACGGACGTTGCTCTTTGTAAGGGCACTGATTCAAACATCACAGAACTCTTTAAATAGTGAATCATGTATTTTTTGTTGGACTTGGTcacttgaattttatttttcatggcgTCGTGCATTTCCAAGTCTACAAAATTCCTAAAGAACCATGTTATCTTGTgtaaacataataataaaatattgctatACTAATTTAATGGGAAAATTCTGAACTAACTTAGACCTGTCTCTGCGCGCAATTTATATAAAGCGGCTCATATTCAATTATCCGTAGATACTTTTAATGAACTTGAAATGCTTATTCtgattggaaattttatatccCAAACCATGTCTTCCACACcgagaaacatttttatccaaataaaataaactatcGATTTTTCGAACTGAACAAGCAATATATTAAAGAGATGCTGTAATTTGAACGTCAAAAGAAAGGTTTCATTTTGACTTACCTGAGATCTTCATTGCTTTGGTCTTTAATCTTCTTACTAAACGCGTTCAGTTCGTTTAATATCTGAGTTTTAAACACGTAGGGCAATATTGCATCGTCAGTTACCTCAAATTTGAATCTTTCCTTAAAGGACATTACACCTATGTCTAGCATTTCTaactggaaaatatatttttttcactatCGTACAAGATAGAATTGGAAATATAACTATTGTAATTAATCGATATAACTGCAACTGACCTTATTTAAACCCAGAAAGACATTTCATATATCTTTTCTCTTATTTTTAGTGTTGTTACAGCTGTCACTTTTTGTACTCACCGTATCGAAATGTTCTTTTATTGAATCCTTGAACTTCGCAACATCTGCAAACAAGTCCTTCGCGTTTTCTCTCGCAAGTTTAGCCCGTTCTCCAGTAACCCCATGAATTGAAGACGTACTTCTTCCTAACGATTTTAAGTGTATTATGCAAAAATCTTCGAGGTCTCCTGTATTTTGAACGTGTGTGCCGCAACAAGGCTCTCTACAATTAGAATAATAAAATcgcagaaatatatttttacttaaaagaGGTAGTTTTTTTGAGGATTTGGttgattttaacaatttttgtaactatTTCGAAATGGGATATGTTTACAAATAATTCagaactttttttgaaaaattcaatagaattttttgtAATCAATAGAAGGAACATTTACGGTTAAAGTCTCTTTTCTTACTAAAACCTATAAACTTAATCTCGCGTTCTCAtgctgtatatacatatagagCTTACCTTGAAACAAAATTCCTCACTTCTCCATCGTTAATTTCAACAATTCTAATTTCATTATCAGGATAAACCTCGCCCGGTATCAGAGTAACATCTTCATAACTGTACAATCCTTGGCTATCTGTCACATTAACTTTAACATCCACTTTATCTTTAATAATATTACTAATAATTTGCTCAATCTTAATCACATCCTCCAAGTCTAATTTAGCATCGAAAACGGATACGTCTAACTTCACGTATTTGTGTGTTACTTTACTTGAATTTTGACATGTAaccaatttgatttttttaatggcagCGTTCATTAGATGAGCAGAAGTGTGATTACGCATGTTGCTTAGCCTATGgtttttatcaataattattttgcctTCCGAGCCGACTTTGATAGAGTTACCTTCTAGGTACCCTCTGTGAATTATAAGGTCGTTGACGCTCGATAAAGATTCCACGTGAAAAATTGCGTTATtgtcaaataatattttcccttTGTCTGATTCTTGACCTCCTGCTTCACAATATAAGTTTGTTCTATCTAATATCAATCCACAAGATTTCCTGTTTTTCAATTCGGATACAAACTGGTCTTTGTCTACAATTTGAACGATTCGACATTGTGTTTCAGGAAATTTATATTCAGAATTGTTGGTTTTCGTATATGAATATTTCTGCGAATCATCAGTTTTTTTCAGATCGGTCTCAACCAGTGCTGTGATTAATTTATCTATAGTTATTTGCCTACTTGTCTTGGATTTTAACTTCACTTCCgccattttcttttcaaaagtttcaGGGTTGAATTTTATGTTCAAGGCTTTAGAAAGCTGCTCTATTCCTTCTGCATCAAACCCATGTCTGTCATAAAGCTTATGAGCCCACTGTTCATCAATTTCGCTCGGTTTTGCTGTATATAATTCTTTAAATGCTTTTATAAAACTAGGAGTTAATTCGAAATTGTCGATGTTTGGCAGttctttttttactgaaaatttccgCCAATCCTTTTTTGCTTCAGTCCTTATCGCAGAGTACACATCTTCTTCGTAATCGATGATTTGATGAATCTATAACAAGAacaatgataaattaattggctcgttcaaattaataaataatatgctAGAGTTTTATCACTGTTCTGTACAGGATTGTTGCCTGTAtatgaaacattaaaaagatcacataaataatactaaaataatTGTCTAATTTTTTAGCTTAATTGGTAGTAGTTGctgttataaaaataaagtttaaccAAACAtaggatatattttttaaaatatttatttagttgcTATCAGACGTATATTCTATTCAAGAAATCTTTATGTACCTTCTATCTACATATCTTCGTCTTGGACACTTCAACAAGATATGCtaacttaataaattcaaatttatgtaTCCAAAGGTACTGAGATTCATTTAATAAGTGGATAGGAGATAATatgtttcgttttcttatCTCTCTTGTTCCAAATAGTTTAACGAGAAATAGGGATAAAGTAATCCTCAATTCGATATAATACCTggcttatatttttttccatttcgggATAAACGTCTCCTAAGTTTTCTACAACGTAGTTTGTTAGTTCTTTCACTAGGCCAcgttctttgccgaagacatTCTCGCacaatataaaacattttcttaatattcTTCGGAGTTTCTGACTGAAACAATAACAAAGATTTATATATGCATTAATTCTTGTCACTATATGACGAGTAATACAAGCGAGATCGTTGCCATCATTTAGTTTTTTAGACTTCAAATCCCTTCAAATTCATGATCAATCAGACTTAGCTACTaagattttatacaaaaacataaaatagcTAAGTTCGTTTATTACTTATAAacacaaaaacattttgtaaatatctattacattaaaattaaagataatgtgattttgtatattattacttATAATTTTATGATTATGACGCATTTTGATCCGAAATCACCAGTCGAGTAAACACAGCACTATTTATTGATCGTGAAAAGCGTTCCCAATAATGTGAAACTTTGTTAGCTATTATATGAAccatttcgaatttttcgtatttattagttcaaaaaaaaattcggcaTTAAGTTTTCGCGTTACATCTAGGAAATCAAATAACAGTGAATGAATTCAAGACCCAGTATAAAATCAgtacaaaattgtttaaaattttacacatttaaCATATTATGTAACACAGTGTTTGCTCCAAAATTGTCTGGGTTATGACAAGTCTCTTTTGATACCACATTCATAGAACAAGCATGAGTACAaccaaaaattcataatatttaattgtacTCACTTCTGTTCAGGAATTACCCCATCTGCTAAGCACGCCGTAATCATTCTCGTATGATCCGCCAATATTCTATATGATGTATTAATACCATTCCTGTCTTGCTCTCCAAATTTTGCTGAATACTTCTGAATACTACTGCAATTCTATAGAAAATCATAgatataaaatcaaaatataaataacataaGAATACCTTTTGTATAGCAATTATAAGATAATCTAAGAGGTCCGTGTCATATGTACATTGTTTTCCTTGTAAAGCACAACACAATCTTTCCAAACCCAATCCTGTGTCAACATGTTTTTTAGGAAGGGGGCTCAGTGAACCATCTGGGAGTCTGTAATTAGaaaatctttttaatttctgcttacaataaaatgtaaaaataattacctATTATATTgtataaaaactaaattccaaatttcagtTAGATCATGGAGGTTCTTATTTACAAACTCAGACCTATTAATGCTTCCACTATGATCAAAATGTATTTCAGTGCAAGGTCCACAAGGCCCTGTCACTCCCATTTCccagaaattttcttttacactGAAAGGCAATATTCTATCCTCCGATACCCTattggaaataattatttattgtgacaaTAGAATTACTGCTGGtgatattgatttatttacccTATCCTTCTCCAAATATCTTTCGTTTCTATGTCGCTATCTAGACCTAACTTATCTCCACTGAAATAAGTAATATATA
This genomic interval from Euwallacea fornicatus isolate EFF26 chromosome 24, ASM4011564v1, whole genome shotgun sequence contains the following:
- the wwk gene encoding anoctamin-10 isoform X2; this encodes MHLEFLIIRHPATISSIVMETMSDVKQENSESIDQSAIRRRKLVKCAKQTLEQASELLKKKIPCAGHFLAPKRLWLKRVSTPNCDVVMCFPPNTDDQFLLWLLPKLKQSSGLSIHVRHHASTHTSAFYVTASPQVLCRAAEEYHLSKSLKESKGGGLKEFFVHHYDTYEGSENEANFFTTEERQWLVLRLLEGVRAKKEDIGAISNLRLLEGQPIVPKCLIAGVISQVFPIHESGSLERLQQIWVQDICAKQPLDEITEYFGVKIGMYFAWLGHYTTALSIPAVVGFLFWLTCTSKHQTIQDVGYVLFSIFNVVWVTTYLQAWKRYSAELAFRWGTLDQRDDLLAEPRPLFRGPLRPSPVTGRLEPHHPVWKRHIYRYCVSVPVIAVSLFTVFVAMIISLQIQDWWDAFLTNRGLPLWLGYIPKIMLAVVISLMDEAYFKIAVWLNDKENYRLETKYENHLIGKVALFQFVNSFLSLFYIAFYLQDQARLKEQLAALLISRQVIGNLKESVLPYVLEHLRLAKMSFELWGALSPLCTKPPPGEAAEDSDKQSETPKEEDGREIQLSEKRSMSQAELESSLYKYDGTFADYLEMTIQLGYVILFSSAFPPAALCAMLNNLVEIRSDAFRLAYVCQRPFGQRVPNIGTWQNCMEYMSIMAVLVNCALIGLSGQVHRMFPDMTATQTILLIVALEHIMLVIRFIITCAIPDIPGWLASEMAKIEWARRNANRTINTATPSPEEIQAKTIGRFSVSPSHSLAHTSHIKKPEEKHEAVINKSELIEQVKSRSSHVSPVPTPTTPSTSHSSITSAHRIGLGITPDSIQQIPPFKPRKSKEWTPENVVVEGSHHLTIGPGGGVEWAKKLKEETDIHRSTDCISPKILNRIKDVPYKEASSSDTELHRTSPLWPPRPRSPPEHSGPRIRAPIIPIDPSLSDSARSISSQEADEAAKAAEELAAKKTRVKQSLMKRARSVAIFSLKLKERRAREAQEKATKAPPTPSTPLPPPQCGGGELSCIPIEMLIQLEDVRKNVQSKPNNQ
- the wwk gene encoding anoctamin-10 isoform X4 yields the protein METMSDVKQENSESIDQSAIRRRKLVKCAKQTLEQASELLKKKIPCAGHFLAPKRLWLKRVSTPNCDVVMCFPPNTDDQFLLWLLPKLKQSSGLSIHVRHHASTHTSAFYVTASPQVLCRAAEEYHLSKSLKESKGGGLKEFFVHHYDTYEGSENEANFFTTEERQWLVLRLLEGVRAKKEDIGAISNLRLLEGQPIVPKCLIAGVISQVFPIHESGSLERLQQIWVQDICAKQPLDEITEYFGVKIGMYFAWLGHYTTALSIPAVVGFLFWLTCTSKHQTIQDVGYVLFSIFNVVWVTTYLQAWKRYSAELAFRWGTLDQRDDLLAEPRPLFRLPRHVIVCSQGPLRPSPVTGRLEPHHPVWKRHIYRYCVSVPVIAVSLFTVFVAMIISLQIQDWWDAFLTNRGLPLWLGYIPKIMLAVVISLMDEAYFKIAVWLNDKENYRLETKYENHLIGKVALFQFVNSFLSLFYIAFYLQDQARLKEQLAALLISRQVIGNLKESVLPYVLEHLRLAKMSFELWGALSPLCTKPPPGEAAEDSDKQSETPKEEDGREIQLSEKRSMSQAELESSLYKYDGTFADYLEMTIQLGYVILFSSAFPPAALCAMLNNLVEIRSDAFRLAYVCQRPFGQRVPNIGTWQNCMEYMSIMAVLVNCALIGLSGQVHRMFPDMTATQTILLIVALEHIMLVIRFIITCAIPDIPGWLASEMAKIEWARRNANRTINTATPSPEEIQAKTIGRFSVSPSHSLAHTSHIKKPEEKHEAVINKSELIEQVKSRSSHVSPVPTPTTPSTSHSSITSAHRIGLGITPDSIQQIPPFKPRKSKEWTPENVVVEGSHHLTIGPGGGVEWAKKLKEETDIHRSTDCISPKILNRIKDVPYKEASSSDTELHRTSPLWPPRPRSPPEHSGPRIRAPIIPIDPSLSDSARSISSQEADEAAKAAEELAAKKTRVKQSLMKRARSVAIFSLKLKERRAREAQEKATKAPPTPSTPLPPPQCGGGELSCIPIEMLIQLEDVRKNVQSKPNNQ